The Gymnogyps californianus isolate 813 chromosome 3, ASM1813914v2, whole genome shotgun sequence genomic sequence ATTCAGTTCAGCCATATTGTGAAACTATACCCTGTATTTGAAGTGGAAAACAATCATGGCACAAACCCTTTTGTCTTGCCTGTGATGTTGATTGTTTCGGAAGCAGCCCTTAGTGTTACTAGGAAAATAGTAGAAATAGCACTGAGATGAGACTGATCAGCTGGGAGAGCACGAAGAGCATGCAGAACAATTTCTGCTTACTGGTTATACCATCAGTTTGATACTGCGTTAAACCTTGTACcaagatttttgttgttgaacAAATGGTATCTCAGTCTGGGAGCACTGTTTTATTGCTGCAAGgtattaaatggattttttttttctctgtttttcaaaattggagatttttaaaggcttatGTTGTGTTGGCTGCCTGACAGTCAGTAGTTGTTCTCAGCCTTGCTAGTGGAAATATGCTAGTTGAGTGTTTGGGAGGGGACAGTTGCTTGTCAACACTAGGAGTTAGTATTTTGAAGCTGCTTTTATGAACTGCACCAATAACCTATTAAGTTCCAATGTTGCCTCCACTAGTTAAATCTGGAAGGCAGAGCTGGTAATTGATGGCAGTTCCCTGGCATTTGACTTGCCTGTTTTGCTCTGGGCTTCTTTTTGGACTCTTGAAGATATTGGATGCACTTTCAGgttgtttttcttgtgttttacaCTAGTTCTTTAACAATTTACTTAAGTAGCTCCCAGAAAAGATTCTTCACTGAGTGGTCCTACTGTTTCTTTGGCAGATTTATGTACACATGCACTTTAGAATAATATACTGTGTAGTATATGTTTCTACAAACTTGGTAACAAGTAGTTAATTCTTCAAAACAGATGATAGAAATGTGCTTGCTCAAAAAATGGATAAATGgaaatggcttctttttttcaggcagcTATGCAACAGCTGACCCAGCTTCTGTCAGAGGacctcagaaaagaaatctgtgaacTCTGGGAGGTAAGTTTGCATTCTTTTAATACTTTGCTAAAATTCAGGGTGACCCATTGTCCTCTTCCTGTTTAGGTATGAAACTGTGTCATCTCTTATTTTGACCTCAAGCAAGGTAGATTCATTTGCTTGGGAGATAAAGCTAATGGTATGAGTCAAGGTCACTTTGGAATCCTTTTCAAACAGAAACCCCAAACTTTGGTAAAATAACCAGCTTCTGCCTTTGGTCTCTCAAAGTTCCAGATGAATCTGTCCAGGGCTTGGTTTGTACAACTGAAGGAAGGGTTTGTCCTCTACATCCAGCCTTCTTGGATATAAATCTGACTTCTTACTACGTTATCTCTTTTGTTCACATCTGGCCATTTGCAGCTCATTATCttttaatacaggaaaaaataatgggaGCTGATGATGCCGTggagtattttctgctttttatgcaAGTAATAATTTATGTGAGTTCCGTTTCTTTATTATACAGCCCATTAGGCTGAAATATTTAGTAGTAACTTCTGGTTTAAACTTAAATGTGGTGTACTGACACAGAACAGTGCTTTTCTACAAACTACACAGATTGCTGGCTGGTCTTGGGTACCTTAAATGTTTGTATTGGAAAGTATCTTCTGTATTTGAAGGTGATTTAACTTTTTGATGTGAACTCACGCTGTTAATTGATAAGATCTTTTATACTTGCAAACTAGGGATGATTAGATTATTTCCAAACAATTCACGTTTATAATTACTGTGCTTTATCTTCTCCTGGCATACAGTCGCATGAGGACAAGTGCATCCACAATCTCTTGTTCACATGTTGTTGCAAACAAAGCATTATATGTTTCTTGGACTCTGTGAcctgaaactgtattttatgcTGATATTCTTACTTTTCCACTTGTACTGTATTTAAATTCCAGATATTTGCAGCcaatttctgccttttgttACAGCACCCTgtttgtttggagtttttttcttgctgtagtTGTGTGGTGAAACTGGCAATGGGGATGGGTTTTCAGTGCTATAATTCAAGGTAAAGGGGGTAAACCAGCATAAGCAGATCTGGGAAAtaatgtgtgtgcatttgttttgtGAGCACTGGTTCCTTCTCCCTTGGGAAGCTGTTATAATTGAGGAACAGGAGTTTTTGATAGATAAGATTAGTCCTGTAGgactactattttttttttttgcatctatttttttcctttgcctcagtcttctcTTCTGATTGTGTAAGAGCTGGTTCAGTATGCAGTTCTTCAGCATGTTAGCTTTTTTTATCATTCTCATTAACCATAATTTAACATATGCACACTTTTGATcatttgttctgtgtttctaCCTTCAGGATAATTTATTGGCATTGAGTCTCCAATGCAGCAGTATGAGTGTAATCCACGTAGCAGCGAGTGTAACCTAAAAATCTAACGTTCCCATGTAGTCCTTCTAGTCTTATTTTAAGTGGAATAACTAGGtgcttcatgaaaaaaaaaaaagggcaggaaaTAAGAAGCCTCTGATGACTTGGTATGATACTCTGCTCTTAGTTAGCCAGAGGCATTTccctctgatttctttttgtgagTGAAGGAAGTTATGGCCCAGAGCTGAACAGTGGCTGGAACAAAATCTGTTGACACTCTTAGCAAGTCCTTCCTGTACTGCTCTGCCCTCATCTCTGCCCCTCTTTCGCTTTCAGCTTTGAGGACTATTGCTTCGGACTGTATTGGTGGACACTCTGCAAGTGTAGTGTGGGGGAGAAAGGTAGCAGAAAGCTGCCTCCGATATATTTTCAATTTGTAACTTAATCCAGCATACgtttgaaaaaacattaaagtaaATGAGTCAGCACACTTCAGCTCTgtcctgcttttttattttcaagagcAAAAGTACAGgagtcatttttaaaagccagacTGTGGTGTTTGAGAGACTGGTTACTGTTTTTCCAAAGTAGACTGCTACTTCGCGCTCTTAAACACCTGCGGGGAGGAAACAGTAAGTGTTTATTTCAGCACTGTGCACAGTTGCACATATAATAGCTGATGTTTCTTGAGGTTAATGTGAGCTGAGGTATGATAAGATCGTGGGTTGTATGGCACAAAGAGTTTGGTAACAGATTGATACTCCCAATTAATTGCTGGAGGTGGGACGGACCTTTATAAGCAAACAGCCATAGTTCTCCTTCTCCTGAAGTTCTCCTTTGTAATGCTGCCAAGAGTTTGTTCTCTTTGgtggccaaaaaaaaagagtagaattAAAtagatttaagaaaataagaagcagTATTTAAACAACTTAAAGATAAGGCAAAGCTCAGattgaaaggaggaaaggaaggtaaaaatgttgaaatgaaatTGATTACTAAAATGATCATcaaaatgtaattgaaaattCAGAGCATCATTCAAATCCAAATAAAGTAGTATATATGCATCAATCATGGCTATCAAAATCTGGATTTCTGACTTTCAAAGGTAAAGCAATAAACATAAGAAGAAACAGGCTCCTAATAGTATGTCAGACAAGGAAATGACCATGACACTTATCTGAGCATCACTGTGCTGGCATTACAACCCAGGATCTTGCCACTGTGAATGACACCCACAGTTGTCGTCTTAAGATGCAGAAAGAGATGCTGTGTTCTTTGTTCAGTAGGAAAAACTCTTCGTGCACTTGTGCTGCTGTCATCTGCAGAACTGCTGTGCGTCATGGCTTGTGTGGGTCTGAAAGCACAGATGGGCCCAGTGTGTGCTTAAGCCTCTGGTCTGATCATTGGTGGTGTTGATGATGCATGGGGTCAGACCTGCCAAGGGTATCGAGGTGATAGTAACCTGCACAGAAAGAAGCCTTTTTCTGTGGCTGGTTTTGGAAGTCAGGAGAAGACCAGCTGATGAGACATCAAATAgatttagaaaagagaaaatgaaatgtcaaaCCCGTCTGCTGCCATCGCTGGAagcaaatgacagcaaaatTGTTAAAGTTGACTAGAAATGTGAATGACTTACAAATATATACTGATGATGactggagagagggaaaagataGTCGAGAGATTAAAGGACTTAGTCTGAAGGGGAGGAAACCCCTTAACGACTCCCCTCCCTATCTGCTAGGAGAGACATAAAGACATAAGCAGCTCAGACAGATTAGACCAAAGAGATTAAGGAGCGGCAGGAGAAACGTAAAGAACAACTCCTTATAAAAACAGCAAGTGGTGGAGAAAAGTGCAAAATAGGTCTTAAAAATAGGTAATGGTAGTGCAGAGGCACACACTGTGGTAATTCATAGCCTTAGCCAGGCCTGAAAAGatctttatatataaaatgttgtTAAATAGAACCTATTATTTAACTTGTATGTCATGTAGGGTTGCCTCTATATCATCCCTGATTCAGCTGAAACACTTGGTATGTTTAGAGTTAGAGTATGCAAAAGAATTGTGTTCATAAGTCCTATTGCATTTAATAGAAATTTGGCACGTAGTTATTtcaagtgttttgctgaatagCAGTCTtaaaaagagagtgaaagaTATAACTGTCGTGAATATTTATGGAGTGGCTTGTACTAACGAAGAAAATTCTAGATGTAAAGAGCTTCTAATACTCTGTTTCAGAacaacaaattttttttcttataactGCAAATCTGTTCAGGAATATGAAAACCAGTGTACTGCAGAAGCCAAGTTTGTAAAACAGTTGGATCAGTGTGAGATGATACTGCAAGCATTTGAGTACGAACAGTTGGAAAACACACCTGGCAGACTGCAGGATTTTTACAATTCAACTGCTGGTATGACATTTGGGCTTTTTtccgccccccctcccccccccccccccctttgtaaatgaaatgaaatatacaaattgccttttttctgaTAGACATCCAGAGCAAGTGAGAACTAGTTATTTTACTCATTGCTCAAGTACCCTAAATATTTTTGGGGAATCTTACTGCAGTGTGAAAATACCTTATATTTATCTGTAGGTGTTGAACCTGAATTCATTTATGCCAAGTTCCTTTTACATCACTGCTTACGTAGAGAGAGGCCCAGCTTTCATTACACTTGCATGTGTTTAAGGATCTCCCTGTAACATCAGAGGCGGTATAAAGGAGGCTTCAGTCTTCACCGATGCTCTGACAGCAGCTTGTTCCTACTTTGTTAGTGTTTCATGAACCAGTGAAGTAGACTTTGTTATCCCTACGTGGCCTTGTGTGACCTGCCCAAGGTACATGTGAGAACCAGCTCAGTGAAATCTTTTAGGTGCGATTGTATTACTCTTTATTCTGTCCACTGCTTTTCatcctttccaaaataaactgatagttgaaaggaaaaataggtaaaataatagtctttattattttagcaaGGGAGTTGAACACCAGAAGAGGACTGTGACTCCAAGTGTTCCTGTCCTGGGAAAAACTAGGGACAGACAAACTTGGGGAGAGAACCAGCAATCACCAGACACAGTCCCTGACAAATCTCATTTATACCTTGGTGACTCCTCAGGGAAATAATAAGCTCTCTGAAAAATGCAATAATTTGAttagggaagaagggaaaaaaaaaaaaaaggacaacatCAATAAAGCTGGAatacttcattttctaattGACATCTTTGCCCTCCTACCAGAATTCAGTACCTTAAACTGAGCTGGTGTCTCAGTAGAGCATACAGCATATACCCTCAGTGCACCTGTAACTGGGGCGGGTTCCTGTAGCAGGATACGTGGTATGGGATTATCTTGGTCAAGGTGCATCCCTTTTTGAGCTCTTAAGTGTCTTAATAgagcacaaaatatttttataagtttTTTGGGAAGAATGGCTGTAACTACTCTTATAGTTATTCCATAGTTGGATTAAACTGGGAGTActctctttctgaaaagaataatttgacATTTATTCTGAGCCTAAAGCGACATCACTGCTAGCGTTTCACTGCCAACCTTTCACACATAGAAAAATGAGAGCAGTTTTAATTAActtcccctttcttttgttttgcaggaaagTTTGTTCACCCAGAAATACTCCAGCTTGTATCTCTgataaacacagaaaggaataaagaaatagCTGCTACATCTCCTCCACATTCCTGAGGTGCTCCTAAAAGCTGTAGCTATAATAAATACTTTGTTTCATATTCTGtgcattatttttcctcctataACATCACTAATTCTGccaggagatttttttctgtgtattcacTGCTGAGAATCCCAGGACCACTTAGATAGGAGCAGGTAGGATAGTTACCTCCCAGATCAGAGGTTGTGTCAAGGACCAAATACTTAGAAATagcttgtttgggttttttctttttttttttaatcagcctCTGATTGATGCAGTCTCAGTTACAAATAGATTCTCCACTGGGGAAATTGATAAGTTTAAAAACTAGCTGATTGCAATCTAATCTGTTCATGTAATGCACTGACTGGGACAGGTAGTCTTGTTCTGTGACTTCGAAGTATGTACGGATTTAAGTACCTTCTAAATCAAATGGGTTAATATCTGTTCACTGTGCTACACAGAAGCGAGACCAATGAGCACATTTCTCTAGCAGCTCTTGACAGAGCCAGACTTAGAGATGAGATTTCTTTGGAGTGCATAAGCCTTAAGAAGTGATGGTGGATAAAACTGGTAATCATctcattaattacattttctcaaTATGTTTATTGTTTCATACAGTTTTCCCACTGTTCACGTGTTGTATCGGGGAATGGTGCTGACATTTCCGTAAGGCCAGTATTCCTGCCTCCCCCTCACCCCAGACTGGCAATTTTACAGCCTCTTGCAGAGGTAATTGATAATCACGGAGTAGCTGAGGTTGGGACGGACCTTTGGAGCTGGCGCAGTCTAATGCAAAAGCCTGTACGCCCATGCAAAGCTGGCTGTCCCTTGTTCAGGCTGTTACACGCTGGTACTGGTTCTGCTGTAAATGACAGTTTTTAGCAGAAGTAATAACCCTAATGTAAAAGTACAGTAGGGTTGTCAAGTAAAGCTGTAGTGGTGGTAAATGCCCGAAGGAGGCCAGTGTCTGCGCTACTAACTGTTGCGTCATGTGTGCAGCTGGAGATCAGGGCGATGTCACAATTACCAGATAAGGAAAGTTTGCACCTGGAAAAATTACATGGTAGAGACCTGGAGCTATCTTCTCTGTCTTCAGCCTCGTGTGGAATGAGGCAGCGTAAAACTAGACACAATTGTCATCCCCTTTAAAGGTAGGTAATTTAGCTGAGCACACGTCTTCAGGCACCGTGACTCAGGAAGTGTCTCCTTTACGCAAACCATGACTCAGGAAATGTCTCCTTTACGCAAACCATGACTCAGGAAGTGTCTCCTTGCCGCAAACCTCTGGGGCCTGACCAAAGCTGGCCTTGTGTTCTGCGGCCAGTGCCTTCGGCAGAGGCAGAGCGTGCTGTGCCGAGCTGCTGGGAGCTCTTGCCTTAGCGGCCGGCAGAGTGCACAAAATCTGCAGCGCGTGTCGGTCGAGGTGAGACGTGGGATACCTGCTCTGCTCAGGGAGCCCCACAAAGCAGCAGTTGCGCCCTGCGGAGACCCGGGAAGAACAAGCCGTGCTTTACTGAGCAATAGGAAACTCTTGATTAGCGGTTATTGGCAGCTGATTGTCATACTGCAAGGGTGATGGAGTGGGGCCCGCTGAGCttgcttcagcatttttattccaCCGAGATGCATACAAACCATAGTCTCTATTAGTTCGCATTGAATGCCAAGCATGAAAGAGCTACAGATGCATTGGAAGACAGAACTGAGAACATTCTTGACAAACAGGAAAAGTGGCCTTAAAGAGATGTTTGATAGAAACACACACAGTGCAAGTGCCACCCCAGCAGGAACAGTCCGTTCCTCCAACGCAGCAGGAGGCTTTACTGGCTGGCGATACGCCGTTCTGCAGGGGGCCCAGGGGACGGAGTGCTgaaccccagtcagcagcagcGCAGTGGTGCAAGAAAGGTAAATACTAGCGTGGGAAACAAGAGACGTGGTTTGGGTGTGCGTtgtgtggggtttggttttgtttgcaggtACTTTGTGGAAAATTACATTCCTTTCTACTCACTGCAGCTGCACTCCTATGTTGGTTTTGGGCACTGCATTTTCATAGAAATAGGAGCTGGTTGGAAAGAGACTGGAGGAGAAAAGTGCAATCAGAAAGCATGAGCCCTGATGACAGGTTGATAGAGAGGTTAGCAAACAGCCTGTGGGGCTTCAGGCTTCCTAATGCAGTACCGAAGTGCACTGTTCACCTGTCAGAAAAGTGTGCTAGGCCCTGGACACATGACCTGTGAGAGGAAACCGCCTCCTCCCATGTCTTTCTCCTGATCTGTTCATATCAGCATTGACTCTACACATAGTGGCAGCTGCTGTAATGACAATAACTTGTAAGGGTTTATATGGAA encodes the following:
- the HDDC2 gene encoding 5'-deoxynucleotidase HDDC2; the protein is MAAGASGGGGGLLHFLRLLGQLKRVPRTGWVYRKVAKPESVSDHMYRMAMMALVTEDKSLNKDRCIRLALVHDMAECIVGDIAPADNISKEEKHRREEAAMQQLTQLLSEDLRKEICELWEEYENQCTAEAKFVKQLDQCEMILQAFEYEQLENTPGRLQDFYNSTAGKFVHPEILQLVSLINTERNKEIAATSPPHS